Below is a genomic region from Alphaproteobacteria bacterium.
GGTCCTCGTCGTGCTCGTCATCTACCTGTTCCTGGGGAGCTGGCGCGCGACGCTCATTCCGGCGGTCACCGTGCCGCTCTGCCTGCTGGCCAGCTTCGCCGTCCTGTGGGCGGTCGGCTTCTCGATCAACCTGCTGACCCTGCTCGCCCTGGTCCTGTCGATCGGAATCGTCGTCGACGACGCGATCGTGGTTCTGGAGAATATCTACCACCGCATCGAGGAGGGGGAGCCCCCGCTCGCCGCGGCCTTCAACGGCGCTCGACAGGTCGGCTTCGCGATCATCTCGACGACGATGGTCGTCTGCGCGGTGTTCGTGCCGATCATGTTCATCGCCGGCCAGACGGGCCTCCTGTTCCGCGAGCTGGCGGCGGCGATGATCGGCGCGGTCGCCTTCTCCGGCTTCTTCGCGCTCGCGCTCGCGCCGATGCTCTGCTCGAAGCTGCTTCGGCATGTCGAGCGGCGCGGCCTCGCCTTGCGCATCGACCGGATCTTCCGCCGGATCGAGGAAGGCTATGCCCGCCGGCTCGATTGGGCACTGCGCAAGCCGCTCGTTCCTTTGGTCGTCGTCGGCCTGTTCCTGGTCGCTTCGGGCGTCCTGTTCGCCTTCCTCAAGTCGGAGCTCGTGCCGGGCGAGGATACGGGCATCCTCCAGGCGAGCATCACCGCGCCCGAAGGCACCAGCTTCGATCAGATGGACCGCTACATGACCGAGGTCCAGGCGCGGCTTCTGCCGATGGTCGGCCAGGGCGCGGTGCGCTCGCTGATCATCCGCACGCCGGGCGGCTTCGGCCCGAGCGACGATTTCAACAACGGCGCGATGAGCATCTTCCTGAGGCCCTGGGAAGACCGCACGATCACCACCGCCGAGATGACCGCGCGGATCAACCGCGAGCTGGCCCAGATTCCCGCGATCCGCGGCAACGCGCAGATCAGGAGCTCGCTCAACCGCGGCCGCGGCCAGCCGGTCAACTTCGTCATCGCCGGCGCCAATTACCCCGATCTCGCCCGCGCCCGAGACAGGATCATCGCCGCCGCCGCGAGCAACCCCGGAATCGTCAACCTCGACAGCGACTATAAGGAAAACAAGCCGCAGCTTCGGATCCAGGTCGATACCGCCCGCGCCGGCGATCTCGGAGTCTCGGTCGCCGACGTCTCCAACGCGCTTCAGACGCTGCTCGGCTCGCGGCGGGTCTCGACCTATGTCGACCGGGGCCGCGAATATCGGGTCGTCGTCCAGGCCGAGGCAAACGCCCGAACCACCGAGGACAATCTCGCCGCGATCTACGTGCGCAGCCGCACCGGAACGCTCGTCCCGCTCTCCAACCTCGTCACCACCAACGGCATTGCAGGCGCGCGCGACCTCGGCCGCTACAACAAGCTGCGGGCGATCACCCTCTCCGGCGGCCTCGCGCCCGGCTATTCGCTCGGCGAGGCGCTCACCTTCCTCGAGCAACAGGCGGCGCAGGCGCCCGAGGTGATGGCGGTCGGCTATCGCGGCGAAAGCCAGGCCTTCCGCGAGGCCGGCGGATCGATCTACCTGGTCTTCGCGCTGACCATCCTCGTCGTCTACCTGTTGCTCGCCGCCCAGTTCGAAAGCTTCGTCCACCCGGGCGTGATCATCACCACCGTGCCGCTGGCGGTGGCGGGCGGCCTGATCGGGCTCGCGGTGATGGGCCAGACGGTCAATCTCTACAGCCAGGTCGGCCTCGTCATGCTGGTCGGCCTCGCCGCCAAGAACGGCATCCTGATCGTCGAGTTCGCCAACCAGCTGCGCGACTCCGGCCGCGACATCGGCACCGCGGTGCGCGAGGCGGCGCGCCGGCGCCTGCGGCCGATCCTGATGACCTCGATCGCCACCGTCGCCGGCGCGGTCCCGCTGATGCTCGCCGGCGGGGCGGGCGCCGCGGCGCGAACCGCGATCGGCGTGGTCATCGTCTGGGGCGTCTCGATCGCGACCGTGATCACCCTGTTCCTGATCCCGCTCCTCTATTCGAGGCTGGCGCGCTACACGGGCTCGCCGCTGGCCGTGACCCGCAGGCTCGAAGGACAGCTGGCCGGGCCGGAACAGCCGCAGCCGGCCGAATAAGGAGAGAGCATGACCGGGATCGCCTCCAAATCGCAGCTGCGCATGAGCTTCCTTCGCTACGCCCTGTTCACCGTCCCCGGCGTGCTGCTGCTCGGGACGCTTTCCGGGCAGCTGTCCGGCTCGGGCTACGGCAATCCCTGGTTCGACGCTCTGCGCAAGCCGGATCTCATGCCCCCCGGCTGGGTGTTCGGCGCGGCCTGGACGATCCTCTACATCCTCCTCGGTCTGTCGCTGGCCATGCTTCTCCACGCGCGGGGGGCGGAAAGGCGCAGCCGCGCGCTCGCGCTCTTCGCCGCCCAGCTCGCCCTGAACTTCGCCTGGTCGCCGGTCTTCTTCGCCTTTCACCGGATCGGCCCGGCGCTGTCGATCATCGCGGCCATGGTGGTCGGCACCCTCGCGCTGATCCTCGTCGCCTGGCGGATCCGGCCGCTCGCCGGCCTGCTGCTCTACCCCTATCTCGCCTGGCTGACGTTCGCAGGGACGCTCACCTTCCAGATCATGACCCTCAATCCTGAGGCCTCCACGGTTGCACCCGAGGCCGGGCATACCGATATCCCGCTCTGACCTCGCTTTTAGGAAAGGACTCGCGATGCAGTCCCAGAACCGCTTGTTCGACGATTTCGTAAAGGTGATGAACGGCGCCGCCGGAACGATCGCGGGGATGACCCGCGAAGCCGAGGCGGCGATGCGCGAGCGCGCGCGCGAATGGATCGGCGGGCTCGATCTGGTCTCGCGCGAGGAGTTCGAGGCGGTGAAGGCGATGGCCGTCCTCGCTCGCGAGGAGAATGACCGGCTCGCCGCCCGCATCGCGGCGCTCGAAACGGCGCGCAAAACGGCCGCCCCCAAAAGGCCGAAGCCGGGGACGGCGGGCTGACTATCCACAACTTTGTGGATCGCGCCTAACCCGCTTCCTTGCGCTTTTACGCGGGAAACGGCAGATTCGCGCGGAACGGAAGAGGACCGGGGACCGCTTCATGGACATGGATGAGTATGAGCTTGAGCGGGAGGCCAGCGCCCCCATCGACATGCTCGAAACCTATTTCAGCGCGCTCGGCTGGGCGTTCGAGCGCAACGGCGAGGACGAGATCGTCTCCAGCTTCCAGGGGAGCTGGACCCAGTACGAGCTTCGCGCGATCTGGCGCGCCGAGGATCAGGTGCTCCAGTTCCTCGCCCTTCCGGACATCCGCGTGTCGGCGGAGCGCCGCGCCGCGACCTACGAGACGATCGGGCTGATCAACGAGCAGCTCTGGCTCGGCCATTTCGAGCTGTGGTCCGCCTCGGGCCTGGTCCTGTTCCGCCACGCCGCCTTGCTCGAGACCGGCGAGGACAGCGGCACCTTGAGCCTGCAGCAGGCCGAGACGCTGGTCGAGGCGGCGATCGAGGAGTGCGAGCGCTTCTATCCGGTTTTCCAGTTCGTGCTGTGGGCCGACAAGACCCCGCAGGAAGCGATCGCCGCGGCGCTGATCGAGACCCAAGGGGAAGCCTAAGCGCGGGTCATCCCGGCGAAGGCCGGGACCCTTGAACACGGAGCTCGAAGGCTAGGCGATAGGCTGTCGCCCTGATTCCAATCACGGTGTTCATGGGTCCCGGCCTTCGCCGGGATGACTCTTTTGGGCGCGATCCGCTAAGGAGGCGGCCATGGCTGATCCGCTCCTTCCCGGCCCCCTCTGGCTCGCAGGCTGCGGCAACATGGCGGGGGCGATGCTCGCTCGCTGGATCGAGCAGGGCGTCGATCCCTCCCATGTCAGCGTGATCCGCCCCAGCGGCCGCCCCGCGGGCGAGGGCGTGCGGGTGACCACCGATTATCCCGAGGACGAAGTGCCGGCGATCGTCCTGCTCGGCATGAAGCCCTATCAGCTCGACGAAGTGGCGCCGCTGCTCGCTCCGATCCTCGACGAGGAGACGATCCTCGTCTCGATCCTCGCCGGGGTCGAGCTCGCCTCGCTCCGCGCCCGCTTCGCGCGGCCGCGCACGATCATCCGCGCCATGCCCAACCTGCCGGTCAGGGTCGGCAAGGGCGTGGTCTGCCTCACCAGCGACAGCGAAGACCTCGCCGCCAAGGCCCTGCTGACCGGCCTCATGGCTACATTGGGCCACGCCGAATGGTTCGAGGAGGAATTGGGCTTCCAGCTCGCCGGCCACCTCACCGGCGCCGGCCCGGCCTTCCTGTTCCGCTTCATCGACGCTCTGGCCGCCGCGGCCGAGCGGCTCGGCCTGCCGTTCGATCAGGCGCAGCGCCTCGCGCTTTGCATGGTCGAGGGCTCCGCCGCGCTCGCAGCGGCATCCGACGACGACCCCGAGCGCCTCGCCCGGCGCGTCGCCAGCCCAGGCGGCACGACCGAAGCGGGCCTCAAGATACTCGACGCCGACCGGGCGCTCTTCGCCTTGGTCGAGCGCACCCTGGCGGCGTCGCGGACTCGAGGGCTGGAGATGGCTGCGGAAGCGCGCAGTAAGCGCGATTGACCGACCGATCGGTCGGACCTATCCCGCCCGCCATGACCGATCAGCGCACGTTCGACGATCGGGACGGCACGATCTGGTTCGACGGCCGTCTCGTCCCCTGGCGCGAGGCGAATGTCCACGTCCTCACCCACGCCCTTCACTACGCTTCCTCGGTGTTCGAGGGGCAACGCGCTTATGGCGGCGAGATCTTCAAGCTGTCGGAGCACAGCCAGCGGCTGCGGCGCAGCGGCCAGTTGCTCGATTTCGAAATCCCCTACAGCACCGACGAGATCGACTCGGCCTGCCGCGAGGTGCTCGCTTCGAGCGGGCTTCGCGATGCCTATATGCGCCCGCTCGCCTGGCGCGGGTCGGAGCAGATGGGAGTCTCCGGGCAGCGCACGAAGATCCACCTCGCCATCGCCTGCTGGGAATGGGGCAATTACTTCACCGAGGAATCGGTCCGCAAAGGCCTCAGGCTCGACATCTCCTCCTGGCGCCGCCCGGCGCCCTACACCGCGCCGACCGCATCGAAGGCGTCCGGCCTCTACATGATCTGCACGCTCGCCCGCCACAGCGCCCAGGCCAAGGGCTTTGACGACGCGATGATGCTCGATTGGCGCGGGCAGGTGGCGGAGGCGACCGGCGCCAACGCCTTCTTCGTCCGCGACGGCGCGCTGCACACGCCGACGCCCGATTGCTTCCTCAACGGAATCACCCGCCAGACCGTGATGGACCTGGCGAGGCGGCGCGGCATTCCGGTGATCGAGCGGGCGATCTGGCCGGAGGAGCTGGAGAGCTTCGAGCAGATGTTCATCACCGGCAGCGCCGTCGAGGTCGCTCCGGTCGCCTCGGCCGGCCCGTGGAATTTCGAGATCGGCGATCTGACGCTTCAGCTGAGGAGCGACTATCTCGATCTGGTCAACCGCCGGATATCCAACAGCTAACGGCTTTCCGTTCCGCCGCGGCCAGCTATATAGCCGCGCGTCGACACGCCTGCTGGGGCGTCGCCAAGTGGTAAGGCACCGGTTTTTGGTACCGGCATTCGCAGGTTCGAATCCTGCCGCCCCAGCCAAGCGTTCAACCCGGCCCCCGCCGCGGATGCTGTGCAGGGCCGGCGCACCTGCTAGAGCGACGCCATGGACAGCGGCGAAGAGCGCGGGAGCATATACGTCGGAGTCGGCGGCTGGGATTTCGATCCCTGGCGCGGAACCTTCTATCCTGCGGGGCTGCCCAAGGCGCGGCAGCTGGAGCATCTCGCCTCGCGACTGAATGCCACGGAGATCAACGCGACCTACTACAAGCTGCAATCCCCGGCATTGTTCGAGCGCTGGGCTGCCATGGTGCCCGAGGGCTTCAAGTTCGCGGTCAAGGCTTCGCGCTTTTGCACCAACCGCCGGGTGCTCGGCGAGGCGGGCGAGGCGGTCGGCAAATTCTGCGCCCAGGGCCTCAGCGCGCTGGGCGGCAAGCTCGGCCCCATCCTGTGGCAGTTCGCGGCGACCAAGCCATTCGATCCGGACGACATTCGCGCCTTTCTGGCCTTGCTTCCGGCGAGCCAGGACGGCGTGGCGCTTCGCCACGCGCTCGAGCCGAGGCACGAAAGCTTCAAGTGCGCCGAGTTCGTCGCCCTGGCGCGCG
It encodes:
- a CDS encoding accessory factor UbiK family protein; the encoded protein is MQSQNRLFDDFVKVMNGAAGTIAGMTREAEAAMRERAREWIGGLDLVSREEFEAVKAMAVLAREENDRLAARIAALETARKTAAPKRPKPGTAG
- a CDS encoding pyrroline-5-carboxylate reductase, which codes for MADPLLPGPLWLAGCGNMAGAMLARWIEQGVDPSHVSVIRPSGRPAGEGVRVTTDYPEDEVPAIVLLGMKPYQLDEVAPLLAPILDEETILVSILAGVELASLRARFARPRTIIRAMPNLPVRVGKGVVCLTSDSEDLAAKALLTGLMATLGHAEWFEEELGFQLAGHLTGAGPAFLFRFIDALAAAAERLGLPFDQAQRLALCMVEGSAALAAASDDDPERLARRVASPGGTTEAGLKILDADRALFALVERTLAASRTRGLEMAAEARSKRD
- a CDS encoding tryptophan-rich sensory protein, encoding MTGIASKSQLRMSFLRYALFTVPGVLLLGTLSGQLSGSGYGNPWFDALRKPDLMPPGWVFGAAWTILYILLGLSLAMLLHARGAERRSRALALFAAQLALNFAWSPVFFAFHRIGPALSIIAAMVVGTLALILVAWRIRPLAGLLLYPYLAWLTFAGTLTFQIMTLNPEASTVAPEAGHTDIPL
- a CDS encoding branched-chain amino acid aminotransferase — translated: MTDQRTFDDRDGTIWFDGRLVPWREANVHVLTHALHYASSVFEGQRAYGGEIFKLSEHSQRLRRSGQLLDFEIPYSTDEIDSACREVLASSGLRDAYMRPLAWRGSEQMGVSGQRTKIHLAIACWEWGNYFTEESVRKGLRLDISSWRRPAPYTAPTASKASGLYMICTLARHSAQAKGFDDAMMLDWRGQVAEATGANAFFVRDGALHTPTPDCFLNGITRQTVMDLARRRGIPVIERAIWPEELESFEQMFITGSAVEVAPVASAGPWNFEIGDLTLQLRSDYLDLVNRRISNS
- a CDS encoding DUF72 domain-containing protein, whose translation is MDSGEERGSIYVGVGGWDFDPWRGTFYPAGLPKARQLEHLASRLNATEINATYYKLQSPALFERWAAMVPEGFKFAVKASRFCTNRRVLGEAGEAVGKFCAQGLSALGGKLGPILWQFAATKPFDPDDIRAFLALLPASQDGVALRHALEPRHESFKCAEFVALARAAGVAIVIAEHETYPQIADLTADFVYARLQCAGEAEPLGYGEAALDRWAKVATGWAAGESPAGLDYHGDVPAEAVPRDAFVFFISAAKIRNPLAAEALARRL
- a CDS encoding efflux RND transporter permease subunit — its product is MQLSDLSVKRPVFAAVVAMLVAVAGIIGFFALSVREYPDVDPPVVSVQTQYIGAAANIVETRITQVLEEQLAGISGLQTITSRSQDGQSNITIEFTPGRDVDSAANDVRDRVGAAARSLPEEIDPPVVRKVDADASPIMFLVISKPGWSPLQLTDWVDRNLADRFRAIDGVAQVFIAGEARPAMRVWLQPERLAGFGLTPGDVEGALARQNVELPAGRLEAQQNVTLRVERSFATPEQFRTLVVGRGQDGYLVRLGDVARVEQGPENPYASFRMNGNPATGLAIIRQSGANTLAVADAAKAMADQVRPTLPEGMEITVGSDDSQFISRAIEKVWGTLAEAAVLVVLVIYLFLGSWRATLIPAVTVPLCLLASFAVLWAVGFSINLLTLLALVLSIGIVVDDAIVVLENIYHRIEEGEPPLAAAFNGARQVGFAIISTTMVVCAVFVPIMFIAGQTGLLFRELAAAMIGAVAFSGFFALALAPMLCSKLLRHVERRGLALRIDRIFRRIEEGYARRLDWALRKPLVPLVVVGLFLVASGVLFAFLKSELVPGEDTGILQASITAPEGTSFDQMDRYMTEVQARLLPMVGQGAVRSLIIRTPGGFGPSDDFNNGAMSIFLRPWEDRTITTAEMTARINRELAQIPAIRGNAQIRSSLNRGRGQPVNFVIAGANYPDLARARDRIIAAAASNPGIVNLDSDYKENKPQLRIQVDTARAGDLGVSVADVSNALQTLLGSRRVSTYVDRGREYRVVVQAEANARTTEDNLAAIYVRSRTGTLVPLSNLVTTNGIAGARDLGRYNKLRAITLSGGLAPGYSLGEALTFLEQQAAQAPEVMAVGYRGESQAFREAGGSIYLVFALTILVVYLLLAAQFESFVHPGVIITTVPLAVAGGLIGLAVMGQTVNLYSQVGLVMLVGLAAKNGILIVEFANQLRDSGRDIGTAVREAARRRLRPILMTSIATVAGAVPLMLAGGAGAAARTAIGVVIVWGVSIATVITLFLIPLLYSRLARYTGSPLAVTRRLEGQLAGPEQPQPAE